The genomic window CGCGTATTTCCTCGGGAACATGAACCGTTCCAGCTTGACCGTAAAATACTCGAGAGAGTACAGCATAAACGACAGGGTAATCAGGATCAGCACAAACACAAGCAGCAGCCGGCTTACGGCCGCTTCCGGCAGCAAAACGCCGATAACCGCGGTCAGCGCGGCGCTGGGGATCAGCGCGATCGACAGCACGAACAGCACCCGCCGTACGACCATGTCGATGTCGTACAGCTTTTTGGTCGCCAGCAGATACGTGAACGACAACGGAAACAGCAGCATGTTCAAGCTCGTATAAAAGGTATCGATCCAGGGCCTCTCAAACAGGGCAATCGGAAGCATGGACAGCAGAACGAACGGAGAAAACGAGATCAGCATCGATCCCCAGATGAATTTGAGAAACGTCGTGACATAAGATTTCCGGTTGTAATGCCGGATCTGAATCATGACAAGCTTGATCAGGACAAGCAGAATCCCGACGATAAATAGAATGGGCAGCAGTTGGGACGTATAGCGGTGAACGTAATTCGCCCACGGCTCGATAAAGAAAGCGGTTTGCACGAGCCCGACGAGGGCGACGGCGCCGTACAGCGCGTACAAATACCGCCTGGACAGCGGAAGATCTCCCTTCTCCTTCAAAAACACGATCAGGAAGTGCATAAACAAAACCGGAAGCAGGATAAGACCGATGCCGACCATATACTTCCCGATCGCGTCCCCGCGGTTGGAGCTGGACAAATTCATGAATTCCAGCCCGATGTTCAGGAAGACAAGCGCCAGAATTTGCGCCGATCTCGAGTGGGACAACTTTTGCAGAATCGTAAACCCGATACTGAACCCGGCCAGGCTGATCGCGAAGTTGAAGTTGTCGTCAAAGGTCAATCGGGGCTCATCGCGGAAATCGACCCGAATCTTCTCTCCGTCCCGTTCCAGCAGGATGGAGTCTGCCTGGTCGATCGTCCTCCACCGGATCACCGAATCGTATTCACCGGTCGGCACGCCGTCGACCTCCAGCACCTTGTCTCCCTCCCGGATCTTGTCGACGGACAACATTCGCGGATTATAGCTCGAAATGGTCCAGCCGTCGGAGTTTTCCTGCAAGTAAATGCCGAGAACCGGGTAAGAGAGCATCAGGTAAAACGCCCAAATTTGAAGCAGCGCGTAGCCGATTAAGAGAAATCGAAAAAATCTTCTCATCGATCCGGGATTTCTCCTTTTAATTCTACTATTTAATGGTATAAAATATTAGAAACCCATAGAAGAGAGCGAGGTGAACAAGCATGGATGCGACCGCCTGGTTGCCCGATCTGCGGAAGGCCGTCAAAATGCTGAGCAAAACCGCTCCGCATCAGCGAAAAACCGTTCTCGACAACTATTTCCCCATGTTCGACAAACACGAGAAGGAACGAATCGAGCGATCCTTTCTTGTACAGCGCAGCGATACTTACGCGGACCCCTGGTGGCAGTAATCCTTCCTTCCATCGGTAAAATACCGGCAGCCGCGAGTTGCCGTTATTTTACGTTCAGCATTTACCATCTACCCCCTATTTGTGCAATTATCAGGAGAGTTTGAATCCGATCCCCTCCTCCGTTCTCCCGGTATCCTCTATCATACCATATTACAATCTTCGTCAGCCGCTTGCCCGCAACTCATTTTCACGAATGCAAATTTGCATTGGAATGCAACGGAAATGTGCTGAACCCCACCCGGAAAATGGTTACGATAGGAGTATATATTGGACATCCCAGGCTGAAACATGGTCATCCCGGCTCGTACCGGCGAAACGTGCGAGGATGCGTGACTTTGTGCCTCGCAATCGGTTCGGGACATTCATCCGCGCATGTCGGACCGCACGACCGAATGACAAACTTCGACATCTCCGGATGAGAAAGACTATACGGCAAGGTGAACGACATGAAAATTCTTAGCGACGAAAATCTCCTTCAAGCTTACCGGGACGCAATCGATCTGGCACTTGATCCTCATTTTATTTACCTGCTTCGCAGCGAGATTTCCCGGCGCAAACTGGAACCCGCATATCCCTCCATGCACGATTTCATGCCGTCGGACAACGGGAAATTGGACGAATAGATCGGCGGCACAGCTCCGAAACAGATCGGAACGACAAAAACAGGTTGGGCGACCGGAAACCGTTGCCCAACCTGTTTTTGTTTCTTCCGGGAAAGAAGCGGCCGCTGCCTCCGAACCGTCCCCGCCGGAAGAGCGGGGCGAACCGGTCAGGCGGACGCCGTCGCCGTTATTCGAACAAGTCCATCGCCACGAGGGCCGCATCGGTGATATCGATCGTTCCGTCGCCGTTCACATCCAGATCCGGATCGAACGAGGAGGCGCCGACCCGCTTGGCGACCGCCACCAGGTCGATTTCATCGACACGGCCGTCCCCGTTCACATCGGTGAGATCCCTCAGGTTCACGGCAATCGACCGGTCCTCCGCTTCGGCGTATAGCAGGCCGCTTTCCGCCGTATGAACCGCGCCGAGGGCGGACCCCCGCTTCAGCGTTACGGATGCGGGACCTTTGACATCAAGCGCTTGGAACACAAACGTAAACACATGCGCATTCCCGTTTATTTCTTGGTCCCCTAATTTCGTAACGACCGCGCGGGCGGTCCCCGCGGCGTGATCCGTCCGCGAATCGGCAAACGCGTCGGCCGCGAAGGCGTCGCCTGCGCGGATGTCCGTCAGCCTCACCTTCGCGGGGTCGAATTCGAGGCTGACATCCGCTGCGTACAAGCGATAGGCGTCGGCCACACGAACTTTTACTTCAAAAGTCTCGCCGGGCGCCGCTTTTGAGGGAGCTTCCAGGCTTAAACGGCCCGGCGACGCGTATTCCGCATCGGAGACGCTGCGTTCGTATAACGTGCCTTCTTGCGCGTAATACAAGTTGCCGTCGTCGCCGATCGTAAATAATGCTGCGGACACGCCGAGGTTGGCAAACTCGAGCGATTGAGGGTCGACAACGACCAGCTTACCGTAGATGTCGGTGTACAAGAGTCCGTCGTCCGAGAACCGGATATGAATCGGACGCCACATCCCATAGTTTTCCACGCCGGGGAAGATGACTTTGCTTTTCGTGATTTCCCGCGAATCCGGATCGATCGCGAATAAGATGCCGTCCGCCGCGGCCCACAACAAGCCGTCCGGTCCGAATGTCAAGCCGCTGATCATGATGGGGGCCTTGGCAGCGCCCGGGATGTCCGGTTCCCATTCCAAGATTTTCTCTTCCTTCTCCACATCCCAGATAAACATTTTGGCTTTGGTTGCCGGACTCACGCTGTCCAGACCGCCGCGAATTGAGGTCGAGCCGTAAATCAAACCGTCGCGGTAAGCCAATCCGACGATGCTCTGGTCCTGCACGACGTTGCGGTATACCTTGTAAGTGCCGGCCGGATCGGATTCGTCGAAGACGACCAGAGCGCCTCCCGTCTTGCCGTAAGTCGGGATCGTTCCGAAGAACGCCTTGCCGTCCCCGAACGTATTGACATACGGCCGGTCCTGCTCGTCTTCAACCTTAAAGAGCAGGGTCGGGTTTTGATCCGGCATATCCGGCTTCAGCGGTTTTCCCGTGTCATACGCGCGGATTTCCGCCCCCGGATATACGCCGAAGTAAACCGTATTCCCGCTTGAGCCGATACTCTCGGCCTGGCCCAGCGGGAATGTGGAGAATTGGCCCGTGGACGGATCGTAGGCCGCGCCCGTCGCGGCGGTATAGCCGCTCATGTAGAGAACGCCGTTCGGCCCTTTCTCCAGCGCCTGGATGCCCAGCGAGCTTCCTCTCACGACAGCCGGCTTCGTCGTCACTTTCCGGGCATCGACATCGAAGTAGGCCGTTCCTCCGGCATACTGAACCGTCACCAGAACGGGATTGGGCATCTGCGGGTCGTTGTCGAGCCGCACCCAGCCGGAGTTGCGCAGACTGGAGCCGTAAGTCATCCCCGTCGGTTCGGCGGTGCGCGTGGTCATATCCCATTCCATCAGCTCCCGGTTCTGAACAAAATACACTTTATTGTTGCGTTCGGGCGATACGCGCAGTCCGGAGACTCCCCAATATTCTTGATCCAGCCATGTTTCATTGTCCAAATCGTAGATGATGTAGATCGCTTTGCCGTCGCCGCTCAGAAACGCGAACAAATAGTCGCCGCGGACATCAAGGCCGTAGACGAACGGGTACTGCGTGACGCCTTCGATCGGTTTCAGCGGAATAACCGTCTTCTCTCCGGTCTCCACATTCAGCTTGACCAAGTCGCCGACCGCCCCGATGCCGGCATACACATACCCGTCTTTGTAAGCGATCGAGCGGACATAGTCTCGCCCTTCCACCATCACCCCGTAATCGCGGAACTGGTTCGTTGCCGGATTGTATTGAAACACTTTCCCGTCGTCGAACGTCCCGCCGTATATGTTCCCGTGCTCATCCGCCGTCAGCGACCATACCGATTTCGCGCCGGAGACCGCCGCGCCCAGATTGTCGATCGTCCCTGAGGCCGGATTGTAGCGCAGAAGAATCGGGCCGCCGTCCGACACGCCGATATACACGCTCCCGTCCGGAGCGGTTACGTGGGCCCAGGCGCTTTTCCCCACGGGCAAAGGCAAGGCGCGCGCCAATGTATAGGTATCCAGATTCACGGCATTAAACATGGCCGGGTTGCCTGCCGAGGTCGTATACAGCATATCCTGACCGTTCTCCGTACCGTAGACGCCGTCAAACAGCGCGGCTTGCTGAATCGGCTCTCCGAGAGCGGCCGGTTCTCCGAGTTCCTTCATGATGCGGGCATCCGCACTTTCCGCGGGAAGCCAGATCGCGGCTGCCAGAACGGCTCCCGATATCGTTCGCGTCAACCTTTTGGACAAGCGGTTCAAGTTCATGGCGCGCCTCCTTCGAAAATGGCCAGTGAAATCAGCGAGAGATCGGCAATATCGATTTTTCCGTCCGCATTCAGATCGAACTTCGCCGTATCCGGGCTAACGGCGGTGCCTACTTTTCTGGCGGCCGCCACCAAATCGGCCAAATTGACCTTGCCGTCCCCTGTCACATCCTCAAGCCGATCCCGAATGCCGACCGACAGCTCGACATCGGTCCCCAAGGTGTACAGCTTGCCTGTTTCATCGGCGTCGATCTTCGCGGTTGTTGCGCCCCGGTCCAGGCGGATCACGGCCGCGTCGGTCTTCTGCAGCGGCTTGAATCTCAATGTCGCCACCTGGACATCTCCCGTGACGGCGTGGTTGCCCAATTGCGTCGCCACGATCTGAACCTTTCCGCTTTGCGTCTGCTGCGATCTGAATAACGCCTGGCCTTCGCTTGCGAACGGTCCGGCTCCTTCGGCCGATACGAATTGAAACTGCTGCGGGTCAAAATAAATGCTGGCGTTCACCGCGTACAAGCCGGAAGCTCCGCGCGCGGACAGACCGACTTCATAAGTTCCGTTGATCGGTACGGATGCCGGACCCGCAAGCGCGAGCGACTGAACGGCCGGAATGTCCTCTGTCGGGAACACGCCGTCGATATGGAAATCGTCATAATAAGCGCCGTTGGTCTGCCACAGGTTCGATACGGAGGCCATGACGCGGACCGTTTTGGCGTTAGCCGGCGCCGTGAGCGCGCCTGTCTGCAGCTTCACCCATTGGCTTTGTCCGGCCGAATGATGGACAACCCCGTTGTCGCCTCCGACTTGCGTGCCGTTCTCGTCATAAAACCGCATCACGAAGCTGGCGCGGTTCGGCACACTGCCCGACCCGTTGTTAAATGTCGACCCTTCAATGTAGATCCACACGGAACCGGTATACGTCTCGCCGGCGATGATCGGGATCGGCTGCGACCAGATGGCGACGCCTTTTCCGTCATCCATATCCGTCAATTTCAAGCTGTAGCTGCCGGTCCGGGCTTTCTCGTTCGTTACCCCGTACGAGACCTTGACGCTGCCGGGCGCGATAAATTCGGACCAGCCCGGAATTTGGGAGCCTGTGACCGGTTCCTCGAAGCTGGCGTTAAAAACCGGCGAGCCGGTTGCCGCCGCCCTGCCCGGCGGCAACAGCGTTAAAGCGGATAACACCCATACGGACAGGAGCAGAACAGCAATCCGTCGGAACGTCTTTGTCCCCATTGCCATACATTCATACCTCCGTCTCCAGATTAATCGGATACAGACACCGGTTTAAACTCGCTTTCCAGCAATCGGTACAGCACAACCGCGGCATCGGCGCGCACCGTATGCTCGTGCGGATTGTACCGGTTGGCGGCGTCGCCCCTCAGCCAGCCCCGGGCCTTCGCCTTGTAGACCGCTTCGGCAGCCCATTCCGGTATAAATTCATCGTCCTCGAATCGCTGGGTCTGATGTTCTTCGGCAGAGGATTCGAGGTTAAGTCTTGCCAGCAAAACCGCCAGCTCCGCGCGGCTGATCGGAACGTCCGGCCTGAACGTTCCGTCCGGATAGCCGTCGATTAATCCCCGCTCGTACGCGATGCCTACCGCCTCCGTATACCACCGGCCCTCCGGAACATCGCTGAACGATCCCGCGCCTTTCGCGCTTGCCGTCCAGCCCATGGCACGCGCCAGCATGGCCGTCCATTCCGCCCTCGTCACTTCCTTCCGCGGACCGAATTCGGTATCGCTGATGCCGTTCAGCACATGGCGCGCGCTTAGCCCTCGTATCGCCCGGACCGCTTCCTCGTAAGTCGAGCCCAGGTCGTCATAGCGCCGGTTGTAGGCTGCGAGCGCGTACGTACTGAAATGCGTCAGCCGGACGGTTAAGGTACGGTTGTCCCTGCTGCGCTCCGTTTCGCGGACATACGTCCAGGCATCCCGCTCTTCATCCAGCAGGTAAACGCCCAGCAGATCGGGATCGGCCTCCTCCGGATGAGACCACCGGATCGTGACCGGCTTCGCGAATTCCCGGCCGGACCCAAGCTCGAACACGTAACTGGCCAGCGGATCGAAGCTGCCGGTTTCCGTCTGCCGGTGACGCCGGGGGCCGGGTTTGATCGACAAGGTCGCCGTGTCGCCGCCCGCCTCACGCAGCGTTTCCGCCGGAACGGTCATCGCCAAGCCCTCCGCGTGCACGGAGAGATGAAGCCCCCGAAGCCGCATGGCTTCGATCGCAGCGGAGGAGAAGGTCATCCGCCCGGAGTTCCCGTCAGGAATCGCGATGTTCAGGGAAGCGGGGGCAGGAACTTCCAGGCCGATCCGTCCGGACGCGTCCCGCAACTTGTCCGCAGCCGCGAGCAAGCCCTCCAGCGCCGCTGCGTCCACGGTCAAAGACTGCGCTCCGGGCGCAAACTCCAGCGTCAGCAATCTGGCGGACGTCTCGCGAACCAGTTTTTCGACGATGGGCCGTTCCTCTTCCGTAACGCCTGTCAGCCGGTTTAATCCGTCCGCCAGATCGTTCGCCGCTTTGAGCCGGCCGGGCTCCTTGCCGACGGCCTCGACGATCTCGCGCACCGACGGGGCGCCGGAAACCGGGGAAGACGATCCGGCGGATTCGTTCCCCGTTATGCGAATCGCGATTTTCGACACTCCCGCTTTAAGCGGATGCGCAACCAAATCGGGATACGTCTGCCCGTCGACCACCCGGGTCGTACGCTCATCCGTCACTCCTTTGACGGGGACGGCTTCAACCGCCGTATCCCCGGATTTGAGCGCCTTAAAGGTTATCGCCACAAGATCCTGCCGGCCGCTTCGCGACTTTTCCTTCGCTAAAGCGGGCACGTAGAGCAGACCTTTGTCCGTCAAATCGTTATCGAGAACCGAGTAGGACACGCCGGCATATTTCACCAGTTCCAACGCGCTTGCATCGTACAGCACTTTGAACTCGACCCCGTAGAGCCGGTCCGCCGGATTGGCCGTTACGGTGACCACAACTTCTCCGTTTTGCCGGACGGAGGCGGTATTTACCCGCAAGGCGATTTCGGATTCCGGGTATTCCGCCGCCGAGGCTGCCGGAAGCGAGTAACAGCCGAGGAGCCATGCCAACACCAACAAAGCCGTCTTGCGCATAACAAAACTCCCATCTGTTCGAGATTAGGCGGATGGCGATCCCGGATTTGCGGTTACTGCAAGATTTGGGCCGCTACCAAGCCGACGTCCGCGATATCGATATGGCCGTCTCCGTTGACATCCAGCCTGCGCGTTTGCTCCGTGGCCTGTTGTCCCGCATGCTTGGCAACGGCAATCAAATCCATCAGATTAACGACGCCGTTTTGATCCACGTCTTCCGGCAATTGCGTAATCTGAACGGCAAGAACCTGATCCTCTCCAAGCGGGTATGTCACGCCGGTTTCATCCGAATCGGACTTGGCTGTCTCCGAGCTTTTGTCGAGCCTGAGCTCGGTGTTCCCGGGCGCATCCCGCGCCTTTAAACGGATAACGGCGATTTCCGTATTGCCGTTGACGCTGCGGTCCGCAAGCTGAGTGGCCAAGAGCTGGATTTTCCCCGGTTCGTCCGTCCGGTAATCGAAGAACACGTCGTTCCCGCCTTTAAACGCTTCGGAAACGGCAACCGATTCAACCGCGAATTTCGCGGGGTCGTAGCGGATTACCGCGCTCACGCCGTACAAGTCCGAAGCGTCCTCCGCCCGCAGCGATACGTTAAGGCTCTGCCCCTTGGCAACCGTGCCCGGAGCGGAAATGCTCAACTTGCCCGCGGTTGCGTCCTGATTGGGGAATTTACCGGTCACATTAAAATCGTCATAATAAACCCTCGACAAGTTGTAGCTTGAAGAAGAAGCGAATACCCGGACATACTTCGCATTCGGCGGGGCGGTCAATTCGGCGGTAACATCCTGCCATTGCCCCGGATTGGTGGAGACATGCGTCAAGCCTTCGGCCACCTGCTTGTCGTTCTCGTCAAATGCGCGGAACAGCAGACTCGGCGTCCCTTCCTCGATATACATCTTCACGCTTGCCCTATACCGTTCGCCCGGCAGCACTTCAATCTTGTCGCTTTGCAGGGCGACGGCCGTTACAGGTTCTCCCGGCACGTTCCGCAGCGTATCGACGACCTTCAGGCTCTTGCTGCCGCTGGCGCTGCGCTCGCTGCTGACCTCGTAATAGACTTTTGCGGAAGTCCCAAACAAACTGGACCAACCCGGAATTTTCCCGTTGTCCAGCGGCAATTCGAAGCTGCCGTTGTACACGGTCGAAGGCGCGGGTTCTCCCGGCTGTCCCGGTTCTTCCGGCTCCTCGGGATCGATCGGCTCATCGAGCGTCGTGACCTGGATACGATTCAGCATCGTTTTGTCGTCCCCGGAGGAGTAATACAAATGCCCGTCGTTGCCGATCACAAATCCATAAGCGCGCGTCACGTTTCGATACGCCAACGTCTCCGGGTCCACCGCGATGAGTTCGGTTCCGAAGAGCGCGTACAAGATCCCGTCTTCCGACCATTCCAGTTCAACCGCGGACCAAGCACCCAGATCGACCGATCCGTGGTACACCTTCTTGCTTTTCACGACTTGCAGCGTCGCCGGGTCCAGAGCGAACACGTAGCCGTTTACCGCTCCCCAGATGTAGCCGTCTTCGGGCCCGACCGTTAATCTGCCGATAAATTTCGGTTGGACGACCCCGTCGATATTCAGCGAAAATTCAGACTCTTTCTCGCCTGTTGCCGCATTCAGCACAAACATCTTCGCCTCGGTTGCCGTCGGATTGCTGCCGAGCCCGTTGTTTACGTTCGTCGAACCGTACAGCTTCCCGTCTTTGTAGGCCAGACCGATCACGCTTTGATCTTGCACGATATGCCGGTACACCCGCAGTCCGCCGGAAGGCGCCGAGGGGTCGTAGACCGATACCGCTCCGCCTAATTGTCCATACGTGGAGATGCTGCCGAAATACACGTTCCCGCCGCCGGAGGTGATGACGGCGACCCGATCCTGCCCGTCTCCCAGTTGGAACTCATGCTTCGGATTTTCCGCGCTTGGCGGGGCGGTCAAGTCGAAGGAGAAAATATTGCCGCCCGGATAAACGCCCATATACATCTTGTTGCCGAACACGTGCATGCTGTCCGCTTGTCCGATGGCCATCGGCGTATTCACTCCGGTTGCGGGATCGTAAATCGCTCCCACGCCGGCGCCCAGCGAGCTCATGTAAATTTTGCCGTCGGGGTCTTTCTCCATCCCGTGAAGGGGCAGCGGCGTGCCTTGAACGACCGGGTCGTAAAATTTGACCGTGGCGGTCTGAATGTTAAAGAACGCGATGCGGCCGGCGAATTGAACCGTAACCAGATTCCAGCCGGGCAGATCGGGATCGTTCTCCACTTGAACCCAGTCCGCGCCTCTGAGGCTGCTCGCGTAAGGCATTCCCGTATCGGCGACTTCCAGCGTGTCCAGCCGGATCGATTTCAGCTTGCCGTCCGCCACGAAATACACTTTTCCGTCGAGGGAATCCGTTACATGCAGACCGCTTACGTTGGACAAGACGATATCCAGCCATTTGCCCTCGTCAAGATCGTAAATGTACATGTTTTTGCTTTCAGAATACCGGGCGAACAAATAACGGCCGTCCACCGCGTCCAGATCGTAGACGAATCCTTGCTCTCCCAGAGAAGCCGCAATATCGGTTTTCGTTCCGGTCGCCGGATCGAGTTTGACGAGCTGGCCGTGAGCGGTTCCCGCATAAATCGTTCCTTGATGATAAGCGATCGAGCGCACATATTCCTGCTCCTGGACGCCGATCATGCGGCCGTAGTTGGTAATCTGTCCGGTCGCCGCCTCGTATTTGAACACGTTGCCCCCCGGATACGTGCCGACATACGCATTTCCGGCCTCATCCGTCGTCAAGGACCACGGGGCTTCCGTGCCGAAGTCCGCAACCGGTTGGACTTGTTTGGTGACCGGCGAATACTTCCACAGTTTTTTGCCGCCGGTTACATAAACCGAGCCGTCAACAGCGACCTCATGATGCCAGGAATCGCCGGCTCCTTCGAGCGGAAAGCTTCGAAGCAGCTTGTAGTCGTCCAGATCGACGACGTTAAGCACGGCGGGAGATCCCTTAACCGTCGTATACAGCACATCATGGCCGTC from Paenibacillus thermoaerophilus includes these protein-coding regions:
- a CDS encoding sensor histidine kinase; the protein is MRRFFRFLLIGYALLQIWAFYLMLSYPVLGIYLQENSDGWTISSYNPRMLSVDKIREGDKVLEVDGVPTGEYDSVIRWRTIDQADSILLERDGEKIRVDFRDEPRLTFDDNFNFAISLAGFSIGFTILQKLSHSRSAQILALVFLNIGLEFMNLSSSNRGDAIGKYMVGIGLILLPVLFMHFLIVFLKEKGDLPLSRRYLYALYGAVALVGLVQTAFFIEPWANYVHRYTSQLLPILFIVGILLVLIKLVMIQIRHYNRKSYVTTFLKFIWGSMLISFSPFVLLSMLPIALFERPWIDTFYTSLNMLLFPLSFTYLLATKKLYDIDMVVRRVLFVLSIALIPSAALTAVIGVLLPEAAVSRLLLVFVLILITLSFMLYSLEYFTVKLERFMFPRKYALSQTLKKIAGNLGSISSFREMEDLVLVDIVRTLEVYGAAIVLRSPDSVEVISSGTIDPDELKRLDPKIQRDQDRSGYTCLEIQSNEEYESFLILTRKRSETQIGREETQWLSLIVSYLSVSLENVHLIRKLIGKLEHLAAKLPDENDAGDIAWFRKLMFELQEEERVRIATDLHDTTMQDLFFLKRKLTSVIANNALVPSAAHSLEAIADYIDIINMNLRQTCFELNPHLLAELGLISTVRKLMDLEQGRCDFELRFETAGRVEMFDRLDLDMQRHLFRIVQELLNNAKKHSKASRVLFLLSGEANGGVQLIYEDDGVGFASDRDRELEIGSGTGLDQIKGRVLAMNGRYELETSEGNGVRFTVKLPEARRKTA
- a CDS encoding sporulation histidine kinase inhibitor Sda — encoded protein: MKILSDENLLQAYRDAIDLALDPHFIYLLRSEISRRKLEPAYPSMHDFMPSDNGKLDE
- a CDS encoding cohesin domain-containing protein; this translates as MNLNRLSKRLTRTISGAVLAAAIWLPAESADARIMKELGEPAALGEPIQQAALFDGVYGTENGQDMLYTTSAGNPAMFNAVNLDTYTLARALPLPVGKSAWAHVTAPDGSVYIGVSDGGPILLRYNPASGTIDNLGAAVSGAKSVWSLTADEHGNIYGGTFDDGKVFQYNPATNQFRDYGVMVEGRDYVRSIAYKDGYVYAGIGAVGDLVKLNVETGEKTVIPLKPIEGVTQYPFVYGLDVRGDYLFAFLSGDGKAIYIIYDLDNETWLDQEYWGVSGLRVSPERNNKVYFVQNRELMEWDMTTRTAEPTGMTYGSSLRNSGWVRLDNDPQMPNPVLVTVQYAGGTAYFDVDARKVTTKPAVVRGSSLGIQALEKGPNGVLYMSGYTAATGAAYDPSTGQFSTFPLGQAESIGSSGNTVYFGVYPGAEIRAYDTGKPLKPDMPDQNPTLLFKVEDEQDRPYVNTFGDGKAFFGTIPTYGKTGGALVVFDESDPAGTYKVYRNVVQDQSIVGLAYRDGLIYGSTSIRGGLDSVSPATKAKMFIWDVEKEEKILEWEPDIPGAAKAPIMISGLTFGPDGLLWAAADGILFAIDPDSREITKSKVIFPGVENYGMWRPIHIRFSDDGLLYTDIYGKLVVVDPQSLEFANLGVSAALFTIGDDGNLYYAQEGTLYERSVSDAEYASPGRLSLEAPSKAAPGETFEVKVRVADAYRLYAADVSLEFDPAKVRLTDIRAGDAFAADAFADSRTDHAAGTARAVVTKLGDQEINGNAHVFTFVFQALDVKGPASVTLKRGSALGAVHTAESGLLYAEAEDRSIAVNLRDLTDVNGDGRVDEIDLVAVAKRVGASSFDPDLDVNGDGTIDITDAALVAMDLFE
- a CDS encoding cohesin domain-containing protein, translating into MAMGTKTFRRIAVLLLSVWVLSALTLLPPGRAAATGSPVFNASFEEPVTGSQIPGWSEFIAPGSVKVSYGVTNEKARTGSYSLKLTDMDDGKGVAIWSQPIPIIAGETYTGSVWIYIEGSTFNNGSGSVPNRASFVMRFYDENGTQVGGDNGVVHHSAGQSQWVKLQTGALTAPANAKTVRVMASVSNLWQTNGAYYDDFHIDGVFPTEDIPAVQSLALAGPASVPINGTYEVGLSARGASGLYAVNASIYFDPQQFQFVSAEGAGPFASEGQALFRSQQTQSGKVQIVATQLGNHAVTGDVQVATLRFKPLQKTDAAVIRLDRGATTAKIDADETGKLYTLGTDVELSVGIRDRLEDVTGDGKVNLADLVAAARKVGTAVSPDTAKFDLNADGKIDIADLSLISLAIFEGGAP
- a CDS encoding S-layer homology domain-containing protein is translated as MRKTALLVLAWLLGCYSLPAASAAEYPESEIALRVNTASVRQNGEVVVTVTANPADRLYGVEFKVLYDASALELVKYAGVSYSVLDNDLTDKGLLYVPALAKEKSRSGRQDLVAITFKALKSGDTAVEAVPVKGVTDERTTRVVDGQTYPDLVAHPLKAGVSKIAIRITGNESAGSSSPVSGAPSVREIVEAVGKEPGRLKAANDLADGLNRLTGVTEEERPIVEKLVRETSARLLTLEFAPGAQSLTVDAAALEGLLAAADKLRDASGRIGLEVPAPASLNIAIPDGNSGRMTFSSAAIEAMRLRGLHLSVHAEGLAMTVPAETLREAGGDTATLSIKPGPRRHRQTETGSFDPLASYVFELGSGREFAKPVTIRWSHPEEADPDLLGVYLLDEERDAWTYVRETERSRDNRTLTVRLTHFSTYALAAYNRRYDDLGSTYEEAVRAIRGLSARHVLNGISDTEFGPRKEVTRAEWTAMLARAMGWTASAKGAGSFSDVPEGRWYTEAVGIAYERGLIDGYPDGTFRPDVPISRAELAVLLARLNLESSAEEHQTQRFEDDEFIPEWAAEAVYKAKARGWLRGDAANRYNPHEHTVRADAAVVLYRLLESEFKPVSVSD
- a CDS encoding cohesin domain-containing protein → MKHQRKRPLRRGMWIALSFILAWAIGGLQAAPAQASEPGKLSYKQYGPPEPLLAPINAVSIYDGAVGQEDGHDVLYTTVKGSPAVLNVVDLDDYKLLRSFPLEGAGDSWHHEVAVDGSVYVTGGKKLWKYSPVTKQVQPVADFGTEAPWSLTTDEAGNAYVGTYPGGNVFKYEAATGQITNYGRMIGVQEQEYVRSIAYHQGTIYAGTAHGQLVKLDPATGTKTDIAASLGEQGFVYDLDAVDGRYLFARYSESKNMYIYDLDEGKWLDIVLSNVSGLHVTDSLDGKVYFVADGKLKSIRLDTLEVADTGMPYASSLRGADWVQVENDPDLPGWNLVTVQFAGRIAFFNIQTATVKFYDPVVQGTPLPLHGMEKDPDGKIYMSSLGAGVGAIYDPATGVNTPMAIGQADSMHVFGNKMYMGVYPGGNIFSFDLTAPPSAENPKHEFQLGDGQDRVAVITSGGGNVYFGSISTYGQLGGAVSVYDPSAPSGGLRVYRHIVQDQSVIGLAYKDGKLYGSTNVNNGLGSNPTATEAKMFVLNAATGEKESEFSLNIDGVVQPKFIGRLTVGPEDGYIWGAVNGYVFALDPATLQVVKSKKVYHGSVDLGAWSAVELEWSEDGILYALFGTELIAVDPETLAYRNVTRAYGFVIGNDGHLYYSSGDDKTMLNRIQVTTLDEPIDPEEPEEPGQPGEPAPSTVYNGSFELPLDNGKIPGWSSLFGTSAKVYYEVSSERSASGSKSLKVVDTLRNVPGEPVTAVALQSDKIEVLPGERYRASVKMYIEEGTPSLLFRAFDENDKQVAEGLTHVSTNPGQWQDVTAELTAPPNAKYVRVFASSSSYNLSRVYYDDFNVTGKFPNQDATAGKLSISAPGTVAKGQSLNVSLRAEDASDLYGVSAVIRYDPAKFAVESVAVSEAFKGGNDVFFDYRTDEPGKIQLLATQLADRSVNGNTEIAVIRLKARDAPGNTELRLDKSSETAKSDSDETGVTYPLGEDQVLAVQITQLPEDVDQNGVVNLMDLIAVAKHAGQQATEQTRRLDVNGDGHIDIADVGLVAAQILQ